The Medicago truncatula cultivar Jemalong A17 chromosome 7, MtrunA17r5.0-ANR, whole genome shotgun sequence genome includes the window TCATTTTGGGTGGGTTAGAAGAGAAAAGGAGGTAGAGTGTTGGAATTGAGTAGCTAGTAGTTGGATTAATATTTTACTAGTAAAGTGTTGGTGGGATTTGGGTTTGTTTAGTGTACGAaattaatgaaatatatattgatttgaatgattaaaTACTACAtgagatatatatatacatgcatgTGGAATTGGTGGTAAGTGTCTTTGAAAGGAGTGATGGATTCGGCAACTAAAGGGGCAATTTTGAAGGAATGTAGTTTAAGGCCAAGAAGTATGATTCCTACTAATATGCGACAAATCTTGAATACATGTTCATGAAAGACTGAGCAATGGACTCATGATACAGTTACTAATTACTATAATTGGAGTATCATATCGTATAGTTCTTTGGTAGCAGTATGACACGTTTGCCTTTTAAATTTGTGGCATCTTTCATGCCAAGTTTAATTTCAGATTGATCATGCAGTATTTTGTGTGTAATTCAAAGGAGCCTATAATAAACACAGGTTCCAACAAGAGATAAGTTGATCTCACATAGAACTTAAGCTTTGACAAGAATTTTTTTGGCCAAACAACTTTTCGTAAACTCATatcaatttgaaattaatttaaaaaacttaGTTAGGCTACATCAAGAGTACATGTAAGACGGgttcttttctctatctttttttttttttgtcaagaagtCTAGTGGCTAGATCTCACACAAtgtaattgtggagaagtggagtgtccgaggttcgaatccCTGCCCCTAcatataaaatgtaatatccctaccaactgagttaagctcacggagatcttttttaaattggtcaaaaccactgggggtaagtattacatcatcataatccaaataacagttaacatgaatatttcaatttaaacatcatgcacttgatcaataataatattctcgtacatatacttacatcaaaaacccaatatctcacatcaataatcaccaatcacatgtgtcatgaacaaatatcaattcacaattattcatacacaatcaccaattacatacatcaataagactcatgtcatgatatgcacctatcgacacatatatgcatgtggtaccaaatcatcCCAAGGTTGTCACCCATATCCAGACCACCAAGGGTCTCTGCAAGGCCTGAAGCCCAAAATCTAGATCACTAAGGATCTTTGCAAGACCGAAGTCCACAAACTAGATCACAAATGAtctctgcaaggccgaagcCCAAAAACTAGATCACAAATTatctctgctaggccggagcccaataatgaataaaacatcatataaactctcaacacgactatgatgcatggacatgtacaaggactcgataatgcaacaacaatccacaattttcacctcaaaatataggacaacacccaattatattgattatctccacaacatttgcattatcaagaaaacatgtccatacacaatcaattcatagtattcatcttcacacatcaacatgattatcaataatcaacaatgtcattcaacatcaactatcacatatggtttcaccattcaagcattccttacattataagtaagatagcatacatatctcatgataaacatcatatccaatacaatcattcattcatacaacttcacttatttatataaaaatggtCACCACAATTCTTAAAACAATTGGTTCAAAAAACATTTCCGACCAAAAACcgtgtcaagtggcaaacggcaaACATTGACAACTCCCAAGACCAAACgtcatagacaagttgaaaacattcaaacaatcttaatcgacaATGCATTCATGAATTTAAGTCGCCTCCGGATCATTAGACATTAACccaagaacaacttaagttcgtatgaaaaactcaatttcacaacctttcacattcccacccgaaatatcactttttacaTGATTAATATGTTTGAATACTCTTACAAGttttacctaagtctatatgagttgtAGGTTCAACGTATAAGTCCCAATGTTTGCAAAAGTTTGTTTCCGACAAAAGTCTAAGTTCCAAAATttccaagttaagactcaaataaagaatttcaagtttaggcaagctaatcattgttccagtaggttttagGGGATTgacagtagttaaacatgtttaaagagtcattttacaaagctcggattggcccccaaagaccctGAACAAAAATCAAGGTGGCTGAAAACTAggcctgttcgcttaagcgatcACCTGGTtcacttaagcgaacgagttacaGAAGCAAACCACCTTGCACGTTTTCTGGTCGCtcacccgttcgcttaagcgaccacatgttcgcttaagcgaacgagttccagtagcaaccAGAAATCTTCGCTTACCAGCACGCTaactggtcgcttaagcgacctaaCCCAGAAAATCAGTACgaatgttcgcttaccaggtcgcttaagcgaacgttCACAGTTTTGTAGAAAATGTTATGGGTTTGGACCCCTTTTAACCCAAAATCctcaattttgatccctcatttcccaaatgtgtttccataacatgtttataggtcaatatgactagaaagactcacaaagactcaatcaaacttgaaaacacttgacaattggactaattcaccattttcatcaaaacaccaacaacatctcatttctccataacaaaatcatgaatcatgcaacacaagccatgaattatcatcatcaacatgaCTTAACAGCAACAGcaacaattgatcatgaaacttttcacaattcatcaacaacaaagcataattcaccaattgagcatattttcaacacatacccattttcatacactttgaacatgtaattcaactaacacaattcaattattcataactTCATATATCTAAACATGGCATCATAATTAGAGCtcgaatttcatcatttatgaacaattaatcaattcatccaattaagcatttttcatacaaataattgaaaaattgcaataagtgattatgatgaattctaacccccttaccttaattaggTTAATCTCTCTAGTTTAGACTTCAATTTTGCTCCAAGCTCTTCTCCcaacccttgattcttcaagtcctcttctctctaaccctgtTCTgctcttgctcccactttctctctctattctctcaaaaatatcttatgaatgaAAGTGTGAAGAAATTTCTCAATAGTGTAGGTTTTTATACCAAGTTTccttaatgggcctaactctacacttaatggacttaacccatttctattcacatctcaaatgtttctacactctaacAGTAATTCACTCATAATGGTcaaataacggtaaaatgtcactaacggtcactaaacggtaaaatcttaattttactctattaacttagtaaaacaactattctcactaacaactaaaagtaattctcaccaaaacttataattttacccgttctcacccaatgaccaaaatacccctaagtccacaatgactaaaataccattCTAATACGGAAACCATGAAAATGCACtcatgatgaataatcacacacaaacacataaaacacataataaaagtaattaaaataataggAGTCACAAAACCCTTTCGAAGATGTTGTTAAAGAGCTCGGAAAGAAAAGACCTTTACCAGGTTTTACGGTACTTAACAATTCAAGTGCAACCTGCATATGCAAATAAGTAGGGGCGGAGAGATATGGACTAAGCCTACAAACTGAAAAAGAAATGTCACGACGAGAAGGAGTTAAATAAAGAAGCTTGCCAATCAGCTTCCTGTAAGGAAATTCCTCTCTTGGATCTTGCGGTTTCAAAACTCGAAAAATAACTGAGAACACTAAATCTTTTTTAACACTGTTAAGTTCAGAAAGATTGTTAccataaattaataaatcattcatactaattaaaaaaaaaaaaaacagtgaaaGCAGCAGAAGAGCTTTTAGTAAATAAGGAATAATCAGACTTAGATTAGACTGCTTAAAACCAGAATTTGTGAGAGAAGAACATGATTTTTGGTTCCATTGTCTGCTCGATTGATTTAATCCATAAAGAGATCATTTTAGTTTGCAAAGACTCGGGTGGTTTCATAAAAACATTGTCATCAAGATATCCATGGAGAAAAGCTATGTAAATATCTAATTGATATAAATACCAATTTTTAGGATCAACAATGGTCAAAAGAAATAGTGTAGAAGTCCTCTTAACAACAGGGCTAAAAGTTTCTAGATAATATAATCCTTCAGTTTGTGTAAATCCTTTTGCTATGATTACGTGCCTGCCTTATAATCCTACATAATTATACAACACAAAACACTTCTACAATGGATTTATCAACAGAAAGAGTAGAATCAGAAACTTTGAGCAATTTCAACGTCATATTCCATATATATAGAGGACACTTTGAGCAATTTCAGGATCAGGACCGAGGACCATGAAAAATCAGAGTTTATTATCATTTGATACCATGTAGATTTAcgaaaattaaccaaaaaagtACGCTACTATATGTTTCTTGTTAGCAGAAAAACTTgatcaattgaatatgaaaagGGGCGATTTGTTATATAGATGGCTCAAAGGATGTAGCATCATTCCCTTCTATCCTCTCTAACAGATTTGAATACAACCGTGCCATACTAACAAAAACTTACTTCTCTAATTTTGACTAATTAAGTCAATACAAAAAAAGGGTATAATCAACTGGGCTTAAGAGACTGAAACAACCAACTTAACTAAAACAGATGCAAAGCAGCCTAAggctaaattaaataaaacagctgataataataaaaacaaagaatAGGGGCTGATagaattataatattaaatccTAGATACTAGTTAATATATCTCACAAACAATAGGCCTTTCATTATCATTATATAGCACACAAGCCCCCAACTTTATTTAACAGGAATCACGACATTACAAACTACAACAAACTATAAGGTAGACATCGCAAAATTATGAGCACTCGGTGTAGGATAATTTTGGTTACCAAGCATCTCATCCAACTCTTTTGCAAACCTCTTCATATCTTCAGAGGGCAAACAAATTGGTAACATCAAAGTTTCTTCTCCATTTATATTCTTATATGGGACGATATAGGTTGATCCAGGAAATGTTCCAGCCCCACCTTTTGCAACTCCACCATACACCCCTTCACCCCAACCAAAATTCACTTCTGAGAGCCTAGCACGAGTCAAATCTGAGATAACACAAGACCTTACAGTTGTAAATAAACACCGTTCCTTAATAACCATAAGATCGGCCACAGAATGCATGTATTCCTCAGTAACTTCAGCTTTTAATTTTCTTACCAACTCCACTGCATAACCAAATGGATTTCCACAAAGCTTCCCTGCAGTGGTGACGGCCGCTGGGTAAGCAAAACAGTTACCGTAATATCCAACAAGTGGCGAATTGTTAATGTTAAACCTCGAGCGTGCATTGACGACGCACATCATTCGTACCTCTTTATCCGCCTCTAACTGCAATGCTTTTGTGCGACAACACCAAAAACATGAAGCGATAAGATCAAATGTGGTGCATTGACGAAGGTGAAATGGAACCAAGAGACGAAGCGCAGCTATGTCAGAAGCTCTAAAGAAGAAAGATCGATGAACTAGAGAAGCAGTATCTTCTTCCTTAATGGTATTTGGCgaaaaaatttgtttgtattCAAGATGGTTGCATGTAATGCGTGGAGGGTCTCTTGCCATTAGAATCTCCCTATTCCATACAGGTTGAATGGAAGGTCGATGTGCTCCTCGAGCCATTTCTGCCCATGCAGTCATGAATTGTCTCAAACCAGCTGCATCACCCAATGTATGGTTCCAATTCATGGCCACTATGAACCCACCACACTTGAGACGTGTGACCTGTCATAATATAATTCTAATATTAAGATACATCTATGCATGTTGTAAACTTGTAATCAATTCGATTTGGCATATGTAATTAACATGTACAAATTTCAAGTAATTGTTTGAAATTGTAGGAAATCATATGTTTTCTTCAAATGGAGCATGGAAAAATTAAGGTAAGTGCATATCagtgcaaaaaatttcaaatgggTCAACCtgtaattaaaaatagattGGTTTTTAAAGCATGTGAAATATAGGATTTGGACCTATATTGCATATCGGTGCAGTAACGTATCCACTACGATACGAGTACGGGTACAAAAATATGGCAATTTTTAGAAAAAGTAAGGTATATGTACGTCAATAAAACCATAAGTTTTGTTACGTAATACCAGCGTTCAGACGGCCATTGTCCGCTTTTTTTATTGCGTTAATGcgtataaattatgaaaatatttttaatacattttttattaaaattattttgattgtgattaaaattataggtatagtAATATATTTTGCACTTGTATTctaacaaactatatttatatttctcaatgataacaataatataacaaatacaatatgaattcttatatttttgaataacaataaaatttgtttaatagcataattgaaaatgaaaaagtcaacccaaaattatatatttcctttatatagataacatgaaaatatatattcttcaattcacaataacaaaatcacaataaaagaaaaggttaggGTTGGTTGCAACGACAAAGAAACTCAAATTCacaaatcatattatatataagaGAAAGCCACAAATTTCACTCACAATACAATACTGAGCAAAAATGCAGTATCACGAGTATTGTACATGCATCCGGTACGGGTGCTTTACCGTTTCAGAGTTTGGACATTAAAATTTGAACCCTAATTATAAGAGAGATTTTTAACTCACTCCTAAAACATGAAGAGGAGCACACTCACTCCAAGATCCTAAACCAACATCACGAGGTCAATAAATTAatgtatgtgtgtttgtttttctCAAACTCTCGTGTATATTATTTTAGCGCATATATTTGTCTATATGTTAATGTTTTTCATAATACATTCTCGTTTTTTCCTGTAATTAATTTGATTGGATAAAGAATAACAACTGTAAATACAAAAATGTTAACGGAGAGTAAATTAAAATTAGTAGAAAAAataaggtcaaatgcatctaaaggtcctttaagtttttcatttttcccaaagtcgtcctttaagtttcaaaagtcccaaacaagtccttttagtttttgaatcgtttcaaacaagtcctattgtagatagcatcgttggtaattgcttccttgaactcatctttggtacaaaatctggctcctaacacccacttataattagtcatctttttaggcatgacaaatggtggataatgctctttattgctatcatcaaaatcatcaccatcatcctctaaaaagacttgtttgaaacgattcaaaaactaaaaagacttgtttgggacttttgaaacttaaaggacgactttggaaaaaatgaaaaacttaaaggacctttagatgcatttgaccaaaaaataattatacaaaagtttttgttttatttctcaTACCAAAAGTTGGTATATGAAGAAGgaaaactttttaaataaaatagtttaataaAGATTATAAAATTGGATATCAAATTGTTTTTATGAGTATATATGTTTTAAGtccttgtcaaaaaatatttttcaactttcTTATAATATTGTACAGATGTGATTGAAGCTTGGATGATATAAATGCAACATTGATGCatctttttaaaacaattaataaggtTAGAAATGTATGTGCATTAGAGACAAACATAGTGTTTTGTCCTTGCAAAAACTTAGTGGTTTAGTCCAATTTGTGAAGTACATATTGAAGAAGCTCTTAGTTTATTTTCAACTTAGGAATGAGTTCATGAACTTAATTTGGGATCTATTGACTTTGAGTTGGATGCGAAGAGAATAGTTGATAGTTTTTTATCACATGGGCGTGATGTTACATAATTTGGAATTATTATTCAAAATTGTAAAACTCTCTTCAAGCAATTTTATGAAACTCAAGTCTTGAGTTTGTAgagacaagcaaatgaggttgTTCATAATTTAGATACAGCAACCTCGTTAGCTAGTTTTTAGATTTTGGTTAAAATACCAAATTGTATTGAATACATcttaattaatgaaattttataagtatgtttctctaaaaaaaaatgtggtggAAACTTTTCAATCATATAGATAACTTTGGATTTTTTTCTATGCACATAACTTCAGTAACTATATTTTAATGGAAaaacctctcaaaaaaatatatatgaaaaaatagtaaaaaaacgAGGTCGATCCGTAAAACATCTCGATGAATTTTAAGTCATCTACGTTGCAGATCCGAAAACATgaatattctttcttttttttagaaagaaaacataaatattCTTAAATATAGTAATATTTGTAAGCATATGTACTATgtcattttatgctattaacatgtgTTCTTGATTGACCAAAAGGATCTTTGACCCATTTACTTAGGTCCAATACACTACAAAGCCCAAACACCACGTTTGGAAAAATTACTCGCGACACACCCATTCCACGCGAGGGGGTGCACGGAACGAAGGAGACTGGTTCAAACGAACCCCAACGTCTCTCTCCACCTTCCCGCAATAAACTCACAAGCGTTTACACTTCCCACGATTTCGTAACCGTCAGAGTAAGgtgtgccattacaacggctctgcagccctccacctctataaataggggactcaatgcagtccccaaggtagaatctttcttcctctcaaaccctCACTCTCTGATCTCTACTGACTTGAACGTCGGAGTGCCAGGTACACACCCCCCATCCGCTCCAAGAAACATTCTGACGTATTCAACCACCGTCACCACCGCCACATTCACGACACCGgcagtcaccttctgatcatgTACGATCAACATGTATATTGTGAGTTTGTTCCCAgattcatcttttttgtttttagcaactttttatttatattgtatTGATGTACTCTACCGTCAATT containing:
- the LOC11429795 gene encoding benzyl alcohol O-benzoyltransferase, which codes for MTSSSLMFTVRRCQPELVPPAAPTPREVKLLSDIDDQEGMRFNSPVIFIYRHKPSMVEKDPLKVLRHALSRTLVYYYPLAGRIREGAGRKLMVDCTGEGVMFIEAEADVTLDQFGDALHPPFPCFQQLLYDVPGSTQIIDRPIRQIQVTRLKCGGFIVAMNWNHTLGDAAGLRQFMTAWAEMARGAHRPSIQPVWNREILMARDPPRITCNHLEYKQIFSPNTIKEEDTASLVHRSFFFRASDIAALRLLVPFHLRQCTTFDLIASCFWCCRTKALQLEADKEVRMMCVVNARSRFNINNSPLVGYYGNCFAYPAAVTTAGKLCGNPFGYAVELVRKLKAEVTEEYMHSVADLMVIKERCLFTTVRSCVISDLTRARLSEVNFGWGEGVYGGVAKGGAGTFPGSTYIVPYKNINGEETLMLPICLPSEDMKRFAKELDEMLGNQNYPTPSAHNFAMSTL